The Deinococcus misasensis DSM 22328 genome includes a window with the following:
- the rpmA gene encoding 50S ribosomal protein L27, producing MAHKKGVGSSKNGRDSNPKYLGVKKFGGEVVLAGNILVRQRGTKFQAGNGVGMGRDHTLFALQDGVVTFADKGTKGRFISVLPQVAAAD from the coding sequence ATGGCACACAAAAAAGGTGTAGGTTCCTCTAAAAACGGTCGTGACAGCAACCCCAAATACCTCGGCGTCAAGAAATTTGGCGGCGAAGTGGTGCTTGCTGGCAACATCCTGGTTCGTCAACGCGGCACCAAGTTCCAGGCTGGCAACGGCGTGGGCATGGGTCGCGATCACACCCTCTTCGCTCTGCAAGACGGCGTTGTGACTTTCGCCGACAAAGGCACCAAGGGCCGCTTCATCAGCGTTCTGCCCCAAGTTGCAGCAGCAGACTGA
- the obgE gene encoding GTPase ObgE — protein sequence MAFRDVLEIEVIAGNGGDGSMSFHRAKYMPKGGPDGGHGGKGGSVFLRAVNNVSSLDTLIGKRKYKASNGWYGEGRLRNGKDGEDLVIDVPVGTTAFDVESGRVIADLTEVGQVKRVAKGGSGGRGNSVFVTPTRQAPRFAELGTKGENRKIRLELRLIADVGLVGYPNAGKSSLLSRLSRANPEIADYPFTTLSPILGVVTREDQQDQRFTLADIPGIIEGASEGKGLGLEFLRHISRTRLLVYVLAGDQDPVGNLRSLQEELRSYDPSLLDAAACIVLNKIDLIEDDVQEMIEEELQEFGLPILRISALEELGLDELKETLFELLPSRELWRETHALEEEPEVVRIEPLRIVRHEEIYPSEDGYEQEIEVVWEVVGGGFAERLGRFARYLDDAAEYLQAYFKREGLFNALKRAGAKQGDTVEIGIMKFEYFEDDN from the coding sequence GTGGCTTTTCGAGATGTGCTCGAAATTGAAGTGATTGCAGGCAACGGTGGCGATGGATCCATGAGTTTCCACCGGGCCAAATACATGCCCAAAGGTGGACCAGATGGTGGCCACGGGGGCAAAGGTGGCAGTGTTTTCCTGAGGGCCGTGAACAACGTCAGCAGTCTGGACACCCTGATTGGCAAACGCAAGTACAAAGCCAGCAACGGCTGGTACGGTGAAGGCCGTTTGCGCAACGGCAAAGACGGCGAAGACCTTGTGATTGATGTGCCCGTGGGCACCACCGCTTTTGATGTGGAATCGGGCCGGGTCATCGCAGACCTCACGGAAGTCGGACAGGTCAAAAGGGTCGCCAAAGGCGGCTCGGGCGGACGGGGCAACAGCGTGTTCGTGACCCCCACCCGTCAGGCCCCGAGGTTTGCAGAGCTGGGCACCAAAGGCGAGAACCGCAAAATCCGTCTGGAATTGCGCCTCATTGCCGATGTGGGACTGGTGGGTTACCCCAACGCCGGGAAATCCAGTTTGCTCTCCAGACTTTCCAGAGCCAACCCCGAGATTGCCGATTACCCCTTCACCACCCTGAGCCCCATTCTGGGTGTGGTGACCCGCGAAGACCAGCAAGACCAGCGGTTCACTCTGGCAGACATCCCCGGCATCATCGAAGGGGCCTCTGAAGGGAAAGGTCTGGGACTGGAATTCCTGCGTCACATCAGCCGGACCCGTTTGCTGGTGTATGTGCTGGCCGGCGATCAGGACCCTGTCGGCAACCTGAGAAGCCTGCAAGAAGAACTGCGCAGCTACGACCCGAGTTTGCTGGACGCTGCTGCCTGCATCGTGCTCAACAAAATCGACCTCATCGAAGATGATGTGCAGGAAATGATCGAAGAGGAACTGCAGGAATTCGGACTGCCCATTTTGCGGATCAGCGCTCTGGAAGAACTGGGCTTGGACGAACTCAAAGAAACCCTCTTTGAATTGCTGCCCTCCCGTGAACTCTGGCGTGAAACCCACGCTCTGGAAGAGGAACCTGAAGTGGTTCGCATCGAGCCCCTGCGGATCGTGCGCCACGAAGAAATTTACCCCTCTGAAGATGGTTACGAACAGGAAATCGAAGTCGTCTGGGAAGTGGTCGGAGGTGGCTTCGCAGAAAGGTTGGGCCGTTTTGCCCGTTACCTTGACGATGCTGCCGAATACTTGCAGGCCTACTTCAAGCGCGAAGGGCTGTTCAATGCCCTCAAGCGTGCAGGGGCCAAACAGGGCGACACAGTGGAAATTGGCATCATGAAGTTTGAGTACTTTGAGGATGACAACTGA
- a CDS encoding LCP family protein, with amino-acid sequence MTRKTSNQRRVWRTVQLTSLMLAASGLLGFALMSAQGITGKRASLVTASGEAPSFTVLLAGLEASYCAWATPTAPARKCTPEEATDPNKVLDGMHTDTIMLARFNKTDVQILNIPRDTQAEGTFRKINSSFKIGGTDLFVSDVETLIGERIDYHALVRLDFVAEVIDALGGLDVVAPADVNFEDRAADLRLKLTAGPHHLNGKDAVAFLRMRKAPGWGDDYGRIDRQKLAIAQLLDKLRSTQGLAALPGILTQFNNGVITNADPSLLDAMVPFLKSYRLQMATLPTLEIQGSSNLAVDRAALDALRAPTTLVNSQTLPEGPVRIVDGTGTQLGQKLSRYMTQQGYKISRVEVQTASSEQSSVVTRNLVNDAEAVSTRLDLPRIQTLRLPVEYGEVVVFLGQDANTKYAALAALPETPSSQ; translated from the coding sequence ATGACACGGAAGACCAGCAATCAAAGGCGCGTCTGGCGCACCGTTCAACTCACCAGCCTGATGCTGGCCGCCAGCGGCTTGCTGGGATTTGCCCTGATGAGTGCACAGGGCATCACCGGAAAACGGGCCAGTCTGGTGACCGCCAGTGGAGAAGCACCGAGTTTCACGGTGCTGCTGGCCGGTCTGGAAGCCTCGTATTGTGCGTGGGCCACCCCCACTGCTCCTGCCCGCAAATGCACCCCTGAAGAAGCCACCGATCCCAACAAGGTGCTCGATGGGATGCACACCGACACCATCATGCTGGCCCGTTTCAACAAAACGGATGTGCAGATCCTCAACATTCCCAGAGACACCCAGGCCGAGGGGACGTTTCGCAAGATCAACTCCTCCTTCAAAATTGGAGGCACCGACCTGTTCGTCAGCGACGTGGAAACCCTGATTGGTGAGCGCATTGATTACCATGCTCTGGTCCGTCTGGACTTTGTCGCAGAAGTGATTGATGCTCTGGGGGGTCTGGATGTGGTGGCTCCGGCAGATGTGAATTTCGAAGACCGGGCTGCCGATCTGCGCCTGAAACTGACCGCTGGCCCCCATCATCTGAATGGCAAAGATGCGGTGGCGTTCTTGCGGATGCGCAAAGCCCCCGGCTGGGGGGACGATTATGGCCGCATTGACCGCCAGAAACTCGCCATTGCTCAGCTGCTGGACAAACTGCGCAGCACCCAAGGTCTGGCGGCGTTGCCGGGCATCCTGACCCAGTTCAACAACGGGGTGATCACCAATGCCGACCCGAGTTTGCTGGATGCCATGGTGCCTTTCCTGAAAAGCTACCGTTTGCAAATGGCCACCTTGCCCACCCTTGAAATTCAAGGTTCCAGCAATCTGGCGGTGGACCGTGCAGCTCTGGACGCTTTGCGTGCCCCCACCACTCTGGTGAACAGCCAGACCCTGCCAGAGGGTCCGGTCCGCATCGTGGATGGGACGGGCACCCAGTTGGGTCAGAAGCTCTCCCGTTACATGACCCAGCAGGGTTACAAGATTTCCCGTGTGGAGGTCCAGACCGCCAGTTCCGAGCAGAGTTCGGTGGTGACCCGCAATCTGGTGAACGATGCTGAAGCCGTGTCCACCCGCCTCGACCTTCCGAGAATCCAGACCCTGCGCCTGCCTGTGGAGTACGGCGAAGTGGTGGTGTTCCTCGGACAGGATGCCAACACCAAATACGCAGCTCTGGCTGCCCTTCCTGAAACCCCTTCCAGTCAGTAA
- a CDS encoding VPS10 domain-containing protein, with protein MSKPVFHTPFRCFLTGLLLSLPAQAAPEFNTVHMVTPEQIWGFSGGGIYLSRDAGQSWNMVTPQFAEPVQNMQGFALDEKRAWVTAQRGSKVVLALTQDAGQNWTELVLSDKGQGAWIKFRDSQNGMAAVFLDAGAGHQGFTLLKTSNGGISWQKVNSSKAGYFQLPEFKNGNLPDVCCFTDAVVLNDRMALVTGAYAAIEKPYFFRSTNAGKTFVAGSSALPLNATERKSFARFEIPYAKGDVVLLAGIFSTPQQASYLVTFLSQDAGKSWVRGEKLNPKAKPQLIQVLYTDAKNAFSWVGGKLYKSTTAGQTWHELKVPFENTEDLKQISFADPNSGLALLDTSLWITLNGGESWQEIKR; from the coding sequence ATGTCCAAACCTGTTTTTCACACCCCTTTCCGTTGTTTTCTGACCGGCCTGCTCCTGAGCCTTCCAGCTCAGGCGGCACCTGAATTCAACACGGTGCACATGGTCACACCAGAGCAGATCTGGGGTTTCTCTGGAGGAGGCATCTACCTGTCCAGAGATGCAGGCCAGAGCTGGAACATGGTGACCCCCCAGTTTGCAGAGCCCGTGCAAAACATGCAAGGTTTCGCTCTGGACGAAAAACGGGCATGGGTGACGGCCCAGAGGGGATCCAAAGTGGTGCTCGCCCTGACCCAGGATGCCGGCCAGAACTGGACCGAACTGGTGTTGTCTGACAAAGGGCAGGGGGCATGGATCAAGTTCCGCGATTCCCAAAATGGCATGGCTGCGGTTTTTCTGGATGCAGGTGCAGGACATCAGGGTTTCACCCTGCTGAAGACCAGCAATGGGGGCATCAGCTGGCAGAAGGTGAACAGCAGCAAAGCCGGGTATTTTCAGCTCCCCGAGTTCAAAAACGGCAACCTGCCAGACGTGTGCTGCTTCACCGATGCGGTGGTTTTGAACGATCGGATGGCTCTGGTCACCGGGGCTTATGCGGCCATCGAAAAGCCTTATTTTTTCCGCAGCACCAACGCGGGGAAGACTTTTGTGGCGGGCAGTTCGGCCCTTCCCTTGAATGCCACCGAGCGCAAAAGCTTTGCCCGATTCGAAATCCCGTATGCTAAAGGGGATGTGGTGCTTCTTGCAGGCATCTTCAGCACCCCACAACAGGCCAGTTATCTGGTGACGTTTCTCTCTCAGGATGCAGGAAAAAGCTGGGTCCGCGGCGAGAAACTCAACCCGAAGGCCAAACCGCAACTGATACAGGTGCTCTACACGGACGCCAAAAATGCATTCTCCTGGGTGGGAGGGAAGCTCTACAAAAGCACCACCGCAGGACAGACCTGGCACGAACTCAAAGTGCCCTTTGAAAACACGGAAGATCTGAAACAGATCTCCTTTGCAGACCCCAACAGCGGTCTGGCTCTCCTGGACACGTCCCTGTGGATCACTTTGAATGGCGGAGAGTCATGGCAGGAAATCAAGAGGTGA
- the xseA gene encoding exodeoxyribonuclease VII large subunit has translation MQDTLKLSELLQYTSLMVQKTFSGFVWVQAEIASMADRRHLYLELIEMDGAEEVAKCRASLWARDRYRIENKFKAATGNPLQAGLEVMLKANVEFHPRYGFSLTILDIAPAFTVGQLQIKLDRIRQKLQQLGVWDLQSRLGFPEVLSKVLVVTPEEAASLGDFQQGIAAIEQVGLCEFRYLTATFQGKQAVPSMVRTLTEALHLRSEWDWQVLVLMRGGGSVTDLHWLSDETLTRTLCEFPLPVVTGIGHTRDQTLLDEVAALSLGTPSKVAQWVLESALKAPLEALENHQSILRFARERLSQHRQSLDVLKQNLLDQASSAIQEKKHTLERQMVQILQLDPQSTLLRGYALPFHGKERLSTREQAAQHKHFTLRFQDGDLEVTHDL, from the coding sequence ATGCAAGACACCCTGAAACTCTCCGAACTGCTGCAATATACCAGCCTGATGGTGCAAAAAACCTTCTCGGGCTTTGTGTGGGTGCAGGCCGAGATTGCGTCCATGGCAGACCGCAGGCACCTGTACCTTGAACTCATCGAGATGGACGGCGCAGAGGAGGTTGCCAAGTGCCGGGCTTCCCTGTGGGCCAGAGACCGTTACCGCATCGAAAACAAATTCAAAGCCGCCACCGGAAACCCCTTGCAGGCCGGACTGGAAGTGATGCTCAAAGCCAACGTGGAATTCCACCCGAGGTACGGTTTCAGCCTGACCATTCTGGACATCGCTCCAGCGTTTACAGTGGGCCAGTTGCAAATCAAGTTGGACCGCATCCGCCAGAAATTGCAGCAACTCGGGGTGTGGGACCTGCAATCCAGACTGGGGTTTCCAGAGGTGCTCTCCAAAGTGCTGGTGGTCACGCCAGAGGAGGCCGCCAGTCTGGGAGACTTTCAACAGGGAATTGCTGCCATCGAGCAGGTGGGCCTCTGTGAATTTCGGTACCTGACGGCCACTTTTCAGGGAAAACAGGCGGTTCCCTCCATGGTCCGCACCCTGACAGAAGCCCTGCATTTGCGCTCAGAATGGGACTGGCAGGTGCTGGTGTTGATGCGCGGAGGGGGTTCGGTCACCGACCTGCACTGGCTCAGCGATGAAACCCTCACCCGAACCCTCTGTGAATTTCCATTGCCCGTGGTCACCGGCATCGGACACACCCGAGACCAGACTTTGCTGGATGAAGTGGCAGCCCTCAGCCTTGGCACCCCTTCCAAAGTGGCCCAGTGGGTGCTGGAATCAGCCCTCAAAGCCCCTCTGGAAGCCCTCGAAAACCACCAGAGCATTTTGCGGTTTGCCAGAGAGCGCCTTTCACAGCACAGGCAAAGTCTGGATGTCCTGAAACAGAACCTGCTGGATCAGGCATCCAGTGCAATCCAAGAGAAAAAGCACACCCTGGAACGCCAGATGGTGCAAATTCTGCAACTCGATCCGCAAAGCACCTTGCTGCGCGGTTATGCCTTGCCGTTTCATGGCAAAGAACGGCTCTCCACACGCGAGCAGGCTGCACAGCACAAGCATTTCACCCTCCGTTTTCAAGACGGAGACCTTGAGGTGACCCATGACCTATGA
- the yqeK gene encoding bis(5'-nucleosyl)-tetraphosphatase (symmetrical) YqeK: protein MMTIPPHLDFWARRIQLMVKPRRFEHVLRVAELASQIAQANGLNADLAYEAGLLHDIARDVSSTDLLKLAPPECPIDEQHPLALHGRAGRALLEYWGYANQDVLYAVEEHTTGPHPERPISAVVYIADVSEPGRNVNHHIREMAFHDLKGALDLAIGSKVRYLQGRGIHVHPRTMQVYEAMNL, encoded by the coding sequence ATGATGACAATCCCCCCACACCTCGATTTCTGGGCAAGACGCATACAACTGATGGTGAAACCCCGCCGGTTTGAACATGTGTTGCGGGTGGCTGAACTGGCTTCACAGATTGCACAGGCCAATGGTCTGAATGCCGATCTGGCTTATGAAGCGGGTTTGCTGCACGACATTGCCCGGGATGTGAGCAGCACCGACCTCCTCAAACTGGCCCCACCAGAGTGCCCCATCGATGAGCAGCACCCTCTGGCGCTGCATGGTCGGGCAGGTCGGGCGTTGCTGGAGTATTGGGGATATGCCAATCAGGACGTGCTGTACGCTGTGGAAGAACACACCACTGGACCCCATCCAGAGCGGCCCATCAGTGCTGTGGTGTACATCGCAGATGTGAGTGAGCCCGGACGAAACGTGAACCACCACATCCGCGAGATGGCGTTCCATGACCTGAAAGGGGCTCTGGATCTGGCCATCGGCAGCAAAGTGCGTTACCTGCAAGGGCGGGGCATTCATGTGCATCCACGCACCATGCAGGTGTATGAGGCCATGAACCTGTGA
- a CDS encoding sensor histidine kinase, with protein MLRYRFAPLIAAILVAGLSFVLFTLAFLPSYEALTRQNLIWSNHHYYQLNQRIACILMQVADHQICSANYEENVALLNETFQNPTLQFPQIQDVEKFGDARLGSILDTLKEALKSNPANLQLLEKAYRESMQLSMQSRDLIQENRLSVLYALRTQQFWLRILISITFGLLAAMMTRIWVNYTSEKAKVEAQKQLQMELNAITSHELRKPLQQLVLATNLLSRDSLTADQRRTLLERLVNSTQELTVLTDLSRLEDVYVNLELKWERIDIRELVREFAQEEPRVQCILPLTPVMLDVDVVRIKQVIRNLVDNGLKYAPAHTNVDIGVYAIGKEVTVSVRDYGPGIPEEEQKKVMEPFYRLKRNGGKKGWGLGLAVVKRFVEAHGGHLKMSTPDGGGTQVDVVLPKSQRSGHPTRDPQGHNNHEPLSS; from the coding sequence ATGTTGCGTTACAGGTTTGCCCCTCTGATTGCCGCAATTCTGGTGGCTGGCCTGTCGTTTGTGCTGTTCACTCTGGCGTTTTTGCCCTCTTATGAGGCCCTGACCCGCCAGAACCTGATCTGGAGCAACCACCACTATTACCAGCTCAACCAGCGCATCGCCTGCATCCTGATGCAGGTGGCAGACCACCAGATTTGCAGTGCCAACTATGAAGAGAACGTGGCCCTGCTCAATGAAACCTTCCAGAACCCCACCCTACAATTTCCACAAATTCAGGATGTGGAAAAGTTCGGAGATGCCCGACTCGGGAGCATTCTGGACACTTTGAAAGAGGCACTCAAGTCCAATCCTGCCAACCTTCAGTTGCTGGAAAAAGCCTACAGGGAGTCCATGCAGCTTTCCATGCAATCCCGAGATTTGATTCAGGAAAACCGCCTGAGCGTCTTGTACGCCCTGCGCACCCAGCAGTTCTGGCTGCGCATCCTGATTTCCATCACCTTTGGTTTGCTGGCTGCCATGATGACCCGCATCTGGGTGAATTACACATCAGAAAAAGCCAAAGTGGAGGCCCAGAAACAGCTCCAGATGGAACTGAACGCCATCACCTCCCATGAGCTTCGCAAGCCTTTGCAGCAACTGGTGCTGGCCACCAACCTGCTGAGCCGGGACTCCCTGACCGCCGACCAGAGGCGCACCCTGCTGGAACGTCTGGTCAACAGCACCCAGGAATTGACCGTGCTCACCGACCTCAGCCGACTGGAAGACGTGTACGTCAACCTCGAACTGAAATGGGAGCGCATCGACATCCGCGAACTGGTCCGTGAATTTGCACAGGAAGAACCCCGTGTGCAGTGCATCCTGCCCCTCACCCCGGTCATGCTGGATGTGGATGTGGTGCGCATCAAACAGGTGATCCGCAACCTCGTGGACAACGGCCTGAAATATGCTCCGGCCCACACCAACGTGGACATCGGGGTGTACGCCATTGGCAAAGAAGTGACGGTCAGCGTGCGCGATTATGGCCCCGGCATCCCCGAGGAAGAACAGAAAAAAGTGATGGAGCCTTTCTACCGCTTAAAACGCAATGGCGGCAAGAAAGGCTGGGGTCTGGGTCTGGCAGTGGTCAAGCGTTTTGTGGAAGCCCACGGGGGCCATTTGAAAATGTCCACCCCCGATGGAGGTGGAACACAAGTGGACGTGGTTTTGCCTAAATCGCAACGTTCCGGGCATCCGACCAGAGACCCTCAAGGTCATAATAATCACGAGCCTCTTTCGTCATGA
- the rplU gene encoding 50S ribosomal protein L21: MFAIVQSGGKQYRVSEGDVIRVERVKADAGATVELPVLLLQGENTLLGEGVQGKVVKAEVVAHGLSKKIYVRKYKSGIQYRRRNGHRQQFTTLKITALG, encoded by the coding sequence ATGTTTGCAATTGTCCAAAGTGGCGGCAAGCAGTACCGCGTCAGTGAAGGCGACGTGATCCGCGTTGAGCGCGTGAAAGCAGACGCCGGAGCTACCGTTGAACTGCCTGTTCTGCTCCTGCAAGGCGAAAATACCCTTCTTGGTGAAGGCGTACAGGGTAAAGTCGTGAAGGCCGAAGTGGTCGCTCACGGCCTCAGCAAAAAAATCTATGTCCGCAAGTACAAGAGCGGCATTCAATACCGTCGCCGTAACGGTCACCGTCAGCAGTTCACCACGCTGAAAATCACGGCGCTCGGTTAA
- the xseB gene encoding exodeoxyribonuclease VII small subunit — MTYETQYQTLRRIAREMENPELPLDELVALLKEATEAYAACKTHLDAAQEALEALEDQAG; from the coding sequence ATGACCTATGAAACCCAATACCAGACCCTACGGCGCATCGCCAGAGAGATGGAAAACCCGGAGTTGCCACTGGATGAACTGGTGGCCCTGCTCAAAGAAGCCACCGAAGCTTATGCTGCCTGCAAAACCCATCTGGATGCTGCTCAGGAAGCTCTGGAAGCCCTTGAAGACCAAGCAGGATAG
- a CDS encoding molybdopterin-dependent oxidoreductase, whose amino-acid sequence MRAYLVSGVLLLLSGCMKPEVYREVQPAQAMPEAGSDPVVLTINSMAGTTTFTQKQLESFRTIEYRTSRPDDVKNPHTYQGVMVADLMDHLKLKPEKLYMVATNDYSTFINAEDVLDYPVMIAFKGDGKPLTIADKGPLLVVFPSHAYPERFNVLEYGSKWVWFLKSIRVE is encoded by the coding sequence ATGCGGGCTTATCTGGTCTCTGGTGTGTTGTTGCTGCTCTCGGGCTGCATGAAACCTGAAGTTTATCGGGAGGTGCAACCCGCACAGGCCATGCCAGAAGCCGGTTCCGATCCCGTGGTCTTGACCATCAATTCCATGGCAGGCACCACCACCTTCACCCAAAAACAACTGGAGTCTTTCCGGACCATCGAATACCGCACCAGTCGTCCTGACGATGTCAAAAATCCGCACACCTATCAAGGAGTGATGGTTGCAGACCTGATGGACCACCTGAAGCTCAAACCCGAGAAACTGTACATGGTGGCCACCAACGACTACAGCACCTTCATCAATGCCGAGGATGTGTTGGATTACCCGGTCATGATTGCCTTCAAAGGAGATGGCAAACCCTTGACCATCGCAGACAAAGGCCCTTTGCTGGTGGTTTTTCCCAGCCACGCCTACCCTGAGCGGTTCAATGTGCTGGAATATGGCAGCAAGTGGGTGTGGTTTCTCAAGAGCATCCGTGTGGAGTGA
- the rsfS gene encoding ribosome silencing factor, producing the protein MQDQTLIQLIVNAARDKRAEDVVVLDLHDVSSTLDYFIICTASAGLQINAVQNAIREATKENGVHAVGIEGPSDRWVLINFGTVIVHVMTKEARDYYDLEGLWSDARNVAI; encoded by the coding sequence ATGCAAGATCAAACCCTGATTCAACTGATTGTCAACGCTGCCCGCGACAAACGCGCCGAGGATGTGGTGGTCCTGGATCTGCACGACGTGAGCTCCACCCTTGATTACTTCATCATCTGCACGGCCAGTGCTGGTCTGCAAATCAACGCTGTGCAAAATGCCATCCGTGAAGCCACCAAAGAAAATGGGGTGCACGCGGTGGGCATCGAAGGCCCGAGTGACCGCTGGGTGCTCATCAACTTCGGCACGGTGATTGTGCACGTCATGACGAAAGAGGCTCGTGATTATTATGACCTTGAGGGTCTCTGGTCGGATGCCCGGAACGTTGCGATTTAG
- a CDS encoding molybdopterin-containing oxidoreductase family protein — MRDVILTCPLDCPDACRLKITVAPDEVLGEKAIKVTGDPTHPITQGFACAKTVHYPARQYHPERPLHPMKKVDGAFVRISWDQALDEIAARLKQVLAEHGPHALMRYNYAGSMGLRESSHVHAFFRALGANELEETICATAGTEAWMTTYGPRYGVIPEDVPHARLIFLWGINSLTTNSHLTPWLKKARKNGAKIYHIDPYQSKTSLFADEHIKIRPGTDAALVLGFMHLIFEWGLEDRAYLEEACIGSEDLREASREYTPEQVSEITGIPAAKIETLAREYATTTPSYIRVGYGMTRHEYGGNNLRAVLMLPAVMGQWKHRGGGVTLSTSGYFHLNRKKLGAAHLIGPGTLSINMTQLASALEPEKGIKAMFVYNSNPVVVAPDSDRVIQGFQREDLLVVVLEQAMTETARLADYVLPATTFMEHEDLYTSYGHTHLGYNPKVLNAPGEARPNTWVFQELGKRLGLTEETLYWSMDQLLEHLLDTDHPFLKGITPERIKQESSIRLNLEEGFLPYQQGAPTKSGKVQLSPAPHHTPDSLQPTEQHPFRLLTPPAHHFLNSTYGNLTNLNQAEGGEPSCLMHPLDAEKSGLHDGDLAVLYSPQGEVLRKVKLHEGVTQGVVVLEGSWWGLSARDGKSINTLTSERLTDLGAGSTFHANMIGVTKA; from the coding sequence ATGCGTGATGTGATCCTCACCTGCCCTCTGGACTGCCCAGACGCCTGTCGTCTGAAAATCACCGTTGCCCCCGATGAAGTGCTGGGCGAAAAGGCCATCAAAGTGACGGGAGACCCCACCCACCCGATCACCCAGGGCTTTGCCTGCGCCAAGACCGTGCATTACCCGGCCCGGCAGTACCACCCCGAGCGTCCCCTCCATCCCATGAAAAAAGTGGATGGGGCGTTTGTGCGGATCTCGTGGGATCAGGCCCTTGATGAGATTGCAGCACGCCTGAAGCAGGTTCTGGCAGAGCACGGCCCCCATGCCCTGATGCGCTACAACTATGCTGGCAGCATGGGCCTCAGGGAAAGCAGTCACGTGCACGCCTTTTTCCGGGCCCTGGGGGCCAATGAACTGGAAGAAACCATTTGCGCCACCGCAGGCACCGAAGCGTGGATGACCACTTACGGCCCACGTTACGGGGTCATTCCAGAGGATGTTCCCCATGCCAGACTGATCTTTTTGTGGGGCATCAACAGCCTGACCACCAACAGCCACCTGACCCCCTGGCTGAAAAAAGCCCGCAAGAATGGGGCGAAAATTTACCACATCGACCCTTACCAGAGCAAAACCAGCCTGTTTGCCGATGAGCACATCAAAATCCGTCCGGGCACCGACGCAGCTCTGGTGCTGGGTTTCATGCACCTGATTTTCGAGTGGGGTCTGGAAGACCGGGCCTATCTGGAAGAGGCCTGCATCGGAAGTGAAGACCTGCGCGAAGCCTCCAGAGAGTACACACCAGAGCAGGTTTCAGAGATCACGGGGATTCCAGCAGCCAAGATTGAAACGCTGGCCCGAGAATACGCCACCACCACCCCCTCTTACATCCGGGTGGGTTACGGCATGACCCGCCATGAATACGGTGGGAACAACCTGCGTGCCGTCCTGATGCTGCCTGCCGTGATGGGCCAGTGGAAACACCGGGGCGGAGGGGTCACCCTGTCCACCAGCGGTTATTTCCACCTGAACCGCAAAAAGCTGGGGGCTGCACACCTGATTGGGCCGGGCACCCTCAGCATCAACATGACCCAGCTTGCCAGTGCTCTGGAACCCGAAAAAGGCATCAAGGCCATGTTCGTGTACAACTCCAATCCGGTGGTGGTCGCTCCAGACAGCGACCGGGTGATTCAGGGCTTCCAGAGGGAAGATCTGCTGGTGGTGGTCCTGGAACAGGCCATGACCGAAACCGCGAGACTCGCGGATTATGTGCTGCCTGCCACCACCTTCATGGAGCACGAGGACCTGTACACCAGTTACGGTCACACCCATCTGGGTTACAACCCCAAAGTGCTGAATGCCCCCGGCGAAGCCAGACCCAACACCTGGGTCTTTCAGGAACTGGGCAAGCGTCTGGGCCTGACCGAAGAAACCCTGTACTGGAGCATGGACCAGCTTCTGGAGCACCTACTGGACACCGACCATCCTTTCTTAAAAGGCATCACCCCAGAGCGCATCAAGCAGGAAAGCTCGATTCGCCTGAACCTTGAAGAGGGCTTCTTGCCTTACCAGCAAGGGGCACCCACCAAGTCGGGCAAAGTGCAGCTCTCCCCTGCTCCGCATCACACCCCGGACAGCCTGCAACCCACCGAGCAGCATCCTTTCCGTTTGCTCACCCCTCCTGCACACCACTTTCTGAACAGCACTTACGGAAACCTGACAAACCTCAATCAGGCTGAAGGCGGAGAGCCTTCCTGCTTGATGCACCCTCTGGACGCCGAAAAGTCCGGCCTGCACGATGGGGACCTCGCAGTGCTGTACAGCCCTCAGGGTGAGGTGCTGCGCAAAGTGAAGCTCCATGAAGGGGTCACGCAAGGGGTGGTGGTGCTGGAAGGAAGCTGGTGGGGACTCAGTGCCAGAGACGGAAAAAGCATCAACACCCTCACCTCGGAACGCCTGACCGATCTGGGGGCTGGAAGCACTTTCCATGCCAACATGATTGGTGTCACAAAAGCATAG